One Nicotiana sylvestris chromosome 12, ASM39365v2, whole genome shotgun sequence genomic window carries:
- the LOC104224967 gene encoding E3 ubiquitin-protein ligase RZFP34-like produces the protein METSSHEQGISHSLVVDESMTEMGSGNFGRRCKIRAPCCDEIFDCRHCHNDSKNSLEVDPLKRHNVPRHDIKRVICSLCNTEQDVQQTCVHCGVCMGKYYCSKCNFFDDDVSKDQYHCDKCGICRTGGNNNFFHCNKCECCYSNLMKESHICVERAMHHNCPVCFEYVFDTTKNITVLPCGHTMHLECVKQMEQHFQYSCPVCSRSYCDMSRVWEKLDQEVASTPMPEMYQNKMVWILCNDCGETSEVNFHIVARKCPNCKSYNTKQTRGGPSSCSSSIEEMVR, from the exons ATGGAAACTAGTTCTCATGAACAAGGAATTTCACATTCATTGGTTGTTGATGAATCTATGACAGAAATGGGTTCTGGGAATTTCGG AAGGAGATGCAAAATTAGAGCACCCTGTTGTGATGAGATATTCGATTGCAGGCATTGTCACAATGATTCAAAG AATTCCTTAGAAGTTGATCCACTCAAACGGCACAATGTTCCTCGCCATGATATAAAAAGG GTCATTTGCTCATTGTGTAACACAGAACAAGAT GTTCAACAAACATGCGTTCATTGTGGGGTTTGTATGGGGAAGTACTATTGCTCAAAATGTAACTTCTTTGATGATGAT GTTTCCAAGGATCAATACCACTGTGATAAATGCGGAATCTGCAG AACTGGTGGCaacaataatttctttcattgtAACAAATGTG AGTGCTGTTATTCAAATCTGATGAAGGAATCACATATTTGCGTAGAAAGAGCAATGCACCATAATTGCCCTGTTTGCTTTGAG TATGTTTTTGACACCACAAAGAACATTACTGTCTTGCCTTGTGGACACACAATGCATCTGGAATGTGTGAAGCAAATGGAACAGCATTTCCA GTATTCTTGTCCTGTTTGCTCAAGATCATATTGTGATATGTCTCGTGTTTGGGAAAAACTAGACCAGGAG GTTGCATCGACACCTATGCCTGAAATGTATCAAAACAAGATG GTTTGGATTCTTTGCAATGACTGTGGGGAGACATCAGAGGTTAACTTCCATATCGTTGCACGTAAATGCCCTAACTGTAAGTCCTATAACACAAAACAGACAAGAGGAGGCCCCAGTTCATGCTCCTCTAGCATTGAAGAAATGGTTAGATGA
- the LOC104224966 gene encoding alpha carbonic anhydrase 7-like produces the protein MRQQRYLSVLVMFYFVLFFFSTSIRAQEVEDEREFDYAVKSEKGPRMWGKMKKEWEACNNGEMQSPIDLSNERVRIIRKPEKRNYKLCNATVKNRGHDISLQWHGDAGSLLINGTEYPLQQAHWHSPSEHTVNGRRYAMEMHMVHLNENATNKIAVIGVLYKFGKPDKFLSRLIRNISSMIDKKDEVKNAGMINPREIKIGSRRYYRYLGSLTVPPCTEGVIWSIKKKVRTISRDQVKLLREAVHDYAASNARPMQPLNKRPVYLMAPGATV, from the exons ATGAGGCAACAAAGATATTTGTCAGTCTTGGTCATGTTTTATTTcgttctcttcttcttttcaaCATCCATTAGAGCTCAAGAAGTTG AGGATGAGAGGGAGTTTGACTATGCTGTAAAAAGTGAGAAAGGTCCAAGAATGTGGGGGAAAATGAAGAAAGAATGGGAAGCTTGCAATAATGGGGAGATGCAGTCTCCTATAGATTTgtcaaatgaaagagttagaattaTACGAAAGCCAGAGAAAAGGAATTACAAGCTCTGCAATGCTACTGTCAAGAACAGAGGACATGACATTTCG TTACAATGGCATGGGGATGCAGGATCTCTATTGATAAATGGAACAGAGTATCCTCTACAGCAAGCCCACTGGCACTCTCCTTCAGAGCATACTGTTAATGGCAGAAG GTATGCAATGGAAATGCATATGGTTCACTTAAACGAAAATGCGACAAATAAGATTGCTGTGATTGGAGTTCTCTACAAGTTTGGCAAACCCGACAAATTTCTCTCCAGG TTGATAAGAAATATATCATCTATGATTGACAAAAAAGACGAAGTGAAAAACGCAGGCATGATTAATCCCAGAGAAATCAAGATTGGTAGCAGAAGATATTATAGATATTTGGGTTCACTCACAGTTCCTCCTTGCACTGAAGGAGTCATTTGGTCTATCAAAAAGAAG GTACGGACTATTTCGAGAGATCAAGTTAAATTGCTTAGAGAAGCCGTTCATGAT TATGCTGCAAGTAATGCAAGGCCAATGCAACCGCTAAACAAGAGACCGGTCTATCTTATGGCACCAGGAGCTACTGTTTGA